The DNA segment TTTTGCATTGCAGGTATCTGCAGAGCCAAATGCGACTGAGAGCAGGATAAAGGTTGGTGTTCTGAGTCTCGAGCCTTATGGAGAGGCAGGTGGAGTAGCCGGGAAGGTGACGGAGGAATTGATCGCCAGTCTCAAGGAGATCGGGTTTTATGATGTTTACAATCAAAACATGATAGAGGAGGCTTTGAAGCTGGTCAAGAAGAGGATGCCTTCTCATTGCCGTGATCCCCGATGTGTGCTAGATATCGGAAAGAATACCGGTATGGACAGGATGATCTACGGATCGATCGATCTGGATGGCAACAGGAATGGAATAAAACTGTCTCTGATCGATATACTGATGAAGAGAACAGTTGAATCTGTGAGTATACAGGGTGCACCCGGTGTTTCTGTTTCAGAAGTGCTCAAGACTGCTGTAGCCCGTCTGCATGGTAACCCTGTTGATGAAACGAAATCAGAAGTTTATTACGGACCCAAAGTACATAATGAAAAGCAGCTCTTTTTCAGTGCTGCAGGTGTTATAGGGGCAGGGCTTATATACGGATTGGTCAATTATGCATCCGGAGGAGATGGGGCGGGCAGGATAAGTGGAGAGTATCCTTCATCCGGAGAAGACAGATCCGGAATAGCATCGAGTGCGGATCAGATAGCCTTTTTTGGCCGTCCGGCTGCCATGGCTAACGCATACGTTGCTGAATCTGATGATGCTTACGGGGTGCTTTACAATCCTGCGGGGATGGCCTGGGTTGCGGGAGCAGAGATGGCGCTTGCGTACCAGTACAGATTCGGGTTTATCGATAACCTGGCTGCCACCTATGTCAATAAAGCCACTCGGGAAATCGGCTTCGGCCATGCATTCCTTTACAGCTCAGACAGGGGTGAGAACCTTTTTACAGAGATATACTTTGTTTCTGCTTTTGCCTATAAATTTCTGAATTTACCATCTTTTATCCGTCCATTTTCTCTCGGTGTGAATCTCAAGCTGGTGAGTAACAGAGCCAGGGGTAATGATGAATATTCAATAAGCGGCAGTTCTTTCGGAGCCGGAATAGATCTGGGATTTATGTGGGAACTGGCGGATAACATCAGATACGGACTGCTGCTCAGGGATGTTCCTGTTGTTAACAGATGGAAAAATATCTCTACTGGAAAGAGATATTTCGAACCTCATGCAGCCACTATGCACATGGGTGGAATCTTTGAGGTGGGGTATTCGACATTTCTGATTGCGGAAGGACAGATTCCTCTTTACAGGGATCAGGCCTGGAAAATGTCGGGAGGAATAGAGCAGGAGATGTTTAAATTTATGGTTTTGCGGGCCGGTGTGCAAAAAGAGATTCAGTCTACACGTGAGACGCCATGGAAATTGACTGGTGGGTTTGGTATAAAGGTAAACTCAGTTGAGCTTGATGGCTCCTATGAATACAACACACTCCGGCTCTTTGATGTGATAGACGTATCTGTGAAGGTGGTTTTTTAATCGAAGAGGGCTTACGGAACTCTATTGTTGTTTAGAAGTCAATAACCAGCAGGGTTATATCATCTTCGGGTGACTGGTCATCACCGCAGAAAGTCGTCTGGTCGGCAAGAATCGCACTTACTGCTTCTTTAGCTGGAATATCCAGGGATCTGCTGGCGCTTTGTGTAAGGCGCTCCAGACCATACATTTCCTCTTTTTTATTTTTAGCTTCGGTCAGGCCATCGGTGTACAGAACCAGTCTTACTGTACCTGGTATATATTCAAATTTTGATTCCGAGAGCATCATATCGGGAAAAACACCCAGGAACAACCCGTCTGCTTTTATGATATCACAGGATCTGGTCTGGCGGTTAAACAGAAGAACAGGACAGTGGCCGGCTGAAGTGTAGTGAAGGACATGGTTATTTGTATCGAGTACGGCATAGAAGATGGTCACGAAATTATCGGTCTTGATTTCTGAGAGGAATGTCTGGTTGATGAGTTCGAGGGTTTTCTGAGGAGATTTTTCTTCCAGAACAATGCTTTTCAAAAGCACTTTTACCATTGACATGATCAGTGCGGATGCGACCCCGTGCCCTGAGACATCAGCTACAACCAGTCCATAAACACCCTCTGAGATGCTGAAGGCATCATAGTAGTCACCTCCCACGGCATCGGCGGAGAGGTATTTTGCGCCGAGGGAGAAATCCTCGGTGTCGTTGAGATCCTGGGGGAGCAGACCCTGTTGAACATTTCTTGCGTGTTCCAGGTCGCTGTTGATTTTAGCCTGTGCCACCTGAAGGTCACGATTGACGATTTTTAACATGTCATTGGCCTTCTGGAGACTGGTATTGGCCTTATCAAAAGCATTGAGAATTCTGAAGTTTTCAATCACTATACCGGCCAGGTTTACAATAGCAGTCAGTGTTGTGATATCGTCACTTGTGATTGGGGCCTTACGGTTCACCCGATCCATCCAGAGAACGCCTTCGACTTTGAAACACTGGCATTTTATGCATGCCTGCCGTCTTTCATCTTCGGAATTGGCATTTGCCAGAAGAGCACTTCCGATGATACTCCAGCAGTAGGGGTTGAAGCTGCTGTGGGCCGGGCACATCGTTTTTGTACATCCCTTTGATTCCCAGCATCTTTTGTTCAATTTACTGACAAGAGGTATTACAAGGTATGAATCGGATGACAGGAACCTGTAGAAATAATCCGCTGAATCATCGGGATCTTCTACCAGAACGTGCCGGTTGAGGAAAAGGGCATCGGTGATTTCTCCTCCCTCAAATCCCAGAGGAACAGAGAAAGTTTTCAACTGATTTTCCGGAATTCCTGCAGAAGTGCCCGGTCTGAGACAGAACTCATCCCTGTCGATCTCAAACAGTATAACCCTGTCAAACTCCAGTATTTCCTGGATCGCGAGAAGAATGGTTTTTATTATGCTTTCCAGGTCAGTACAGGAATGGAGAACTTTGGTGAGTTCGTGAATAAGAGAGGTGCTCATTAACTGAGCTTTAAGTATCTCATTCTGAGCTCTCAAAGAATCCAGTTGTTCTTTGCTGTTCAGAGAATCTGATTGGAGGGTCTCCATAAGATCAAAATAATAGTATGCAATCGCGAAAAAAAGTGAGCAATAAAGCGGAAACAGACTCTGGCTCTTGACTTCACCCTCTCTGGTGAAACATTTTTGTATACTCGCAATAATCTATATTAGTGTAAAACGTATTCAAGATCTGGCCGATAAAGGAGGAACTATTTGAATCTCAAATACAACAAATCTAAACAGGAAATGAGAGAAGATCCTTTAATTGAATTACTTCTCAAGACCAAGAGCTTTTTTGTCAAGAACAGTAACCAGATTGTCGGGGGATTGATTGTTATTGCAGTCCTTATCGGCGGTTTTATGATTTTCAGCAACATCAGAAAATCAGGCGAATTGAAGGCAAGAGAAGCTTTCGGTAAAGCTATGATTTACTATACTGAGAACAATCTGGAAAAAGCAGTTGAAGAGTTTAAGATCACAGCAGAGAATCACGGTTCAAGTCCGCATGCCTCTATGAGTGCTTTTATACTGGCAAGAATCCTCTATGACCAGAAAAAATATGATGATGCGCTGGTTTGGTATGAGAATTCAATAAAAGGATCAAAATCAGTGGAGTTTGTAGGGGGACAGGCTCTTGAGGGGATGGCTGCCTGTTATGAGGCGAAAGGTGATGTTTCATCAGCTATTCAGGCTCTGGAGAAAGCCCTGAAGGATGAACGGGTAAAATTCCGGCACAATGCTATTAAATGGAAAATCGCACTTCTGGACCGAAATTCCCAAAAGTCGCATACCTATTTAAAGGAAATAATCTCGGATACAACTGCAACAGATCTTCATCAGCGTGCTGAGAACCTGCTTGCGACTCTAAATGCCGGTTCCTGATCTTTCCCTGAAAATCCTGTGTTGATACCCTTAAAACTGGAGATAGATTTATGAAGCTGATCCTTGTTGATGACAATAGAAAAAGGCGTGAACAGATCAAAACCGCTGCCTCAAAACGCCAGTTTCGTGTCATTGATTGTCCTACGACAAACGATTTTTTAACATCTATTGAAAATGAAAAAGTTGATTTACTGGTGATAGAGACCGGGGCCTGGAAGAAGAATAAGTCAATTTTCAACTACTTTAAAATCGGCAAAGAGCTTGAAAACCTGCCTGTAATTTTATA comes from the Fibrobacter sp. genome and includes:
- a CDS encoding SpoIIE family protein phosphatase, with translation MRAQNEILKAQLMSTSLIHELTKVLHSCTDLESIIKTILLAIQEILEFDRVILFEIDRDEFCLRPGTSAGIPENQLKTFSVPLGFEGGEITDALFLNRHVLVEDPDDSADYFYRFLSSDSYLVIPLVSKLNKRCWESKGCTKTMCPAHSSFNPYCWSIIGSALLANANSEDERRQACIKCQCFKVEGVLWMDRVNRKAPITSDDITTLTAIVNLAGIVIENFRILNAFDKANTSLQKANDMLKIVNRDLQVAQAKINSDLEHARNVQQGLLPQDLNDTEDFSLGAKYLSADAVGGDYYDAFSISEGVYGLVVADVSGHGVASALIMSMVKVLLKSIVLEEKSPQKTLELINQTFLSEIKTDNFVTIFYAVLDTNNHVLHYTSAGHCPVLLFNRQTRSCDIIKADGLFLGVFPDMMLSESKFEYIPGTVRLVLYTDGLTEAKNKKEEMYGLERLTQSASRSLDIPAKEAVSAILADQTTFCGDDQSPEDDITLLVIDF
- a CDS encoding tetratricopeptide repeat protein; this translates as MNLKYNKSKQEMREDPLIELLLKTKSFFVKNSNQIVGGLIVIAVLIGGFMIFSNIRKSGELKAREAFGKAMIYYTENNLEKAVEEFKITAENHGSSPHASMSAFILARILYDQKKYDDALVWYENSIKGSKSVEFVGGQALEGMAACYEAKGDVSSAIQALEKALKDERVKFRHNAIKWKIALLDRNSQKSHTYLKEIISDTTATDLHQRAENLLATLNAGS